One Methylocystis iwaonis genomic window, AACAAACGATGGCGAGTTCGACTGCCGGAGCGCATGACCATCCGAGAGGCCTGCGCCGCTTTCTCTTCTCCACCAACCATAAAGACATTGGCACTCTCTATCTGATCCTCGCCGTCATCGGCGGGCTCGTGGGTCTGCTCATGTCGATGGGCATCCGCGCCGAGCTGATGTATCCGGGCATCAATGTGTTCCCGGGCCTCGCCAAGCTGATCAACGGCGCCGATCCGTCGATGGGCCTCGATCCGGCGAAGAACCTCTACAATGTGTTCATCACCGCCCATGGCGTGCTCATGATCTTCTTCATGGTCATGCCGGCGCTGATGGGCGGCTACGCCAACTGGTTCGTGCCGATCATGATTGGCGCTCCGGATATGGCGTTTCCGCGCCTCAACAATATTTCCTTCTGGTTCCTCGCCGTTTCGCTGATCCTTCTGGTGCTCTCGATGTTCGTCGAAGGCGCGCCGGGCATGCTCGGCTTCGGCGGCGGTTGGGTGTTCTATCCGCCGCTCTCGTCGAACACCGGCCATCCCGGTCCGGCGATGGATTTCGTCATCCTGTCGCTGCATCTTGCGGGCGCGTCGTCGATCCTGGGCTCGATCAACTTCATCACCACGATCTTCAACATGCGCGCGCCCGGCATGACGCTGCACAAGATGCCGCTGTTCGCCTGGGCCATGCTGGTCACGGCCTTCCTGCTGGTGCTCACGCTCCCGGTTCTCGCCGGCGCGATCACCATGCTGCTGACGGACCGCAACTTCGGCACCATGTTCTATGATCCGGCCGGCGGCGGCGACCCGCTGCTGTTCCAGCATCTGTTCTGGTTCTTCGGCCATCCGGAAGTCTATGTGCTGATCCTGCCGGCCTTCGGCCTCATCAGCCACATCGTGTCGACCTTCTCCAAGAAGCCGGTGTTCGGTTATCTCGGCATGGCCTACGCCATGGTCGCCATCGGCTTCCTCGGCTGCATCGTGTGGGCGCACCACATGTATACGGTCGGTCTGTCGCTGAACGCCCAGCGTTACTTCGTCTTCGCCACGATGGTGATCGCGGTGCCGACCGGCATCAAGATCTTCTCCTGGATCGCGACGATGTGGGGCGGCTCGATCAGCTTCCGCGCGCCGATGATCTGGGCGATCGGCTTCATCTTCGTGTTCACCATGGGCGGCGTCACCGGCGTCGTTCTGGCGAACGCCTCGGCCGACCGCCAGCTCCACGAGACCTATTTCGTGGTAGCGCACTTCCACTACACCATGTCGCTGGGCGCGGTGTTCGCCGTCTTCGCGGGCTTCTATTACTGGTTCCCGAAGATGACGGGCTATCTCTACAATGAGACGCTCTCGAAGGCGCACTTCATCGTGCTCTTCATCGGCATCAACATGACCTTCTTCCCGCAGCATTTCCTCGGCCTCGCCGGCATGCCGCGCCGCTACATCGACTATCCGGACGCTTTCGCGCTCTGGAACTACATCTCCTCGGTGGGCGCGTTCATCGGCGGTCTGAGCATGCTGATCTTCTTCTATGCGGTCTACGAGGCCTTTGCGAAGAAGCGTGAAGCGGGCGCCAATCCGTGGGGCGTCGGCGCCACGACGCTGGAATGGACGCTGCCCTCGCCGCCGCCGTTCCATCAGTTCGAGGTCCTGCCGCGCATCTCCGGCCCGGGTCATCAGTAATCGAACGCTAGACTGGCGCGGCTCTTCGGCCGCGCCAGTTACCCCAATAGACGATCAAGCTCGCGTTTTATCCGATCAAGAGCGAACCAAGCGATGAGCGACGCTTCCTATCTCGACGGCGCCGAAGCGGCGCGCAGCGTTCCGCAACTTCCGGTCGCTGCCCCTTCGGATTATTTCCAGCTGCTGAAGCCGCGCGTGATGTCGCTCGTCGTGCTGACTGCGCTCGCCGGCATTCTCATTGCGCCGGTTCCGCCGCATCCGCTCGTCGCTTTCGCGGCGCTTCTCTCCATCGCCGTCGGCGCCGGCGCCTCCGGCGCGCTCAACATGTGGTACGACGCCGACATTGACGCGGTCATGACGCGCACGGCGCGCCGCCCGATTCCCGCCGGCCGTATGGAGCCCGAATCGGCGCTGGCCTTTGGCCTCGTGCTCTCGATGCTGTCGGTTTTCACGCTGGG contains:
- the ctaD gene encoding cytochrome c oxidase subunit I, with product MASSTAGAHDHPRGLRRFLFSTNHKDIGTLYLILAVIGGLVGLLMSMGIRAELMYPGINVFPGLAKLINGADPSMGLDPAKNLYNVFITAHGVLMIFFMVMPALMGGYANWFVPIMIGAPDMAFPRLNNISFWFLAVSLILLVLSMFVEGAPGMLGFGGGWVFYPPLSSNTGHPGPAMDFVILSLHLAGASSILGSINFITTIFNMRAPGMTLHKMPLFAWAMLVTAFLLVLTLPVLAGAITMLLTDRNFGTMFYDPAGGGDPLLFQHLFWFFGHPEVYVLILPAFGLISHIVSTFSKKPVFGYLGMAYAMVAIGFLGCIVWAHHMYTVGLSLNAQRYFVFATMVIAVPTGIKIFSWIATMWGGSISFRAPMIWAIGFIFVFTMGGVTGVVLANASADRQLHETYFVVAHFHYTMSLGAVFAVFAGFYYWFPKMTGYLYNETLSKAHFIVLFIGINMTFFPQHFLGLAGMPRRYIDYPDAFALWNYISSVGAFIGGLSMLIFFYAVYEAFAKKREAGANPWGVGATTLEWTLPSPPPFHQFEVLPRISGPGHQ